Proteins found in one Myxosarcina sp. GI1 genomic segment:
- a CDS encoding DUF3500 domain-containing protein codes for MKFFLFSQLTTFICLITSVLVVERVSDAQSIEGLNPLSERRFFSQVKTHGNSQNDLIAFDSELSGSIESVRYQEVVTAIQNFLALLDDRQRASVVLPFEHPYRTRGFCYVLARCAEDNVGLRLSQLNAKQKIALNNVLMKSYSSAGYSRAIQTMNREGLLQEMEDAYRADPKKHPVIGSPLVSDWTPPPYRRSSDYYVAIFGEPVAATEPLSANPWGIRFEGHHLSLNLTFNGSGVRPQINAMPMFFGSSPTIVPQSPTPEAGEYSQWHNEEGQQLLHREAWLARSFLQSLDQRAIARGAWSVLPDVDLLGGTAVPLDAASYLDGEKPGIPVAELTPLQQRLLWDFVDEFWQIQANSEKIDEYALKQSIADSRVWWYGDRHDEHGELYFRIQSDRYLIELLQSNTFGLVSDDVEANHIHSSFRDLKNDWDRNFLGDHLRQHHVR; via the coding sequence ATGAAGTTTTTTTTATTTTCTCAGTTGACTACTTTTATTTGTTTAATAACTTCAGTTTTAGTGGTTGAAAGGGTTAGTGATGCACAAAGTATTGAGGGTTTAAACCCTTTAAGCGAGCGCCGTTTTTTCTCTCAAGTAAAGACTCACGGCAATTCTCAAAACGATCTTATCGCCTTCGATTCAGAATTATCTGGATCTATTGAATCGGTACGCTATCAAGAAGTAGTAACGGCAATCCAAAATTTTCTGGCATTATTAGACGATCGGCAGCGAGCTTCCGTTGTTTTACCTTTCGAGCATCCCTATCGAACTAGAGGCTTTTGCTATGTACTGGCAAGATGTGCGGAAGATAATGTCGGTCTGCGATTGTCACAACTTAATGCCAAGCAAAAAATTGCTTTAAATAATGTATTGATGAAAAGCTATAGCAGTGCGGGTTATTCTAGAGCAATTCAAACGATGAATCGTGAAGGACTACTTCAGGAAATGGAGGATGCCTATCGCGCCGATCCCAAAAAACATCCAGTTATCGGTAGTCCTTTAGTTTCAGATTGGACACCACCACCCTATCGTAGAAGTTCTGATTATTACGTCGCTATTTTTGGAGAACCCGTCGCAGCTACCGAGCCATTGTCAGCAAATCCCTGGGGAATTCGCTTTGAAGGGCATCATCTGAGTCTAAATCTTACCTTTAATGGTTCTGGCGTACGACCGCAAATTAACGCAATGCCCATGTTTTTTGGATCTAGTCCTACAATTGTTCCCCAAAGTCCCACACCAGAAGCAGGAGAATATAGCCAATGGCACAACGAAGAAGGGCAACAGTTACTTCATCGCGAAGCCTGGCTAGCTCGCTCATTTTTACAATCTTTAGACCAACGAGCGATCGCCAGAGGAGCTTGGTCGGTTCTCCCTGATGTCGATCTGTTAGGCGGGACTGCCGTTCCCTTAGATGCAGCTAGTTATTTAGACGGGGAAAAACCAGGCATTCCAGTGGCAGAATTAACCCCCTTACAGCAACGTTTACTTTGGGATTTTGTTGACGAGTTCTGGCAAATTCAGGCTAACTCAGAAAAAATTGATGAATATGCCTTGAAACAGTCAATCGCTGATTCTCGCGTCTGGTGGTACGGCGATCGCCATGACGAACATGGGGAACTATATTTTCGCATTCAAAGCGATCGTTATCTAATCGAGCTACTCCAATCAAATACCTTTGGTTTAGTAAGCGATGATGTAGAAGCTAACCATATTCATTCTTCCTTTAGAGATTTAAAAAATGATTGGGATCGCAATTTTTTGGGCGACCATTTGAGGCAACATCATGTTCGTTAA
- a CDS encoding glycosyltransferase family 2 protein: protein MYISVVIPTYNRLPILKKCLLALEKQKIDCRFISNYEVVLVDDGSTDETLAWIDEHQQQLPHVRVYRQQHQGAAAARNLGVQNAVGDTIIFIDSDLVVTEKFLQAHVNALTTETQKLGSDRVFTYGWVINTNNFDNPTSEPYKITDFSAAYFATGNVAIAKKWLEKAGLFDTGFQLYGWEDLELGVRLKKLNLKLIKCPEAVGYHWHPAFNLEQIPNSIEKEIQRGRMGVLFYQKHPTFAVKMMIQMTLLHRLLWGILSLEGKLNEKTLKPLLQWLIDRDSPQLAEQVARIFLNWYNVREVYAAQREIETGNS from the coding sequence ATGTACATTAGTGTCGTCATTCCTACTTACAACCGTCTGCCCATACTCAAAAAATGTCTGTTAGCCTTAGAAAAACAGAAAATCGATTGCCGTTTTATTAGCAATTATGAAGTAGTTTTGGTAGATGATGGTTCGACAGACGAAACTTTAGCATGGATTGACGAACATCAACAGCAACTACCTCATGTTAGAGTTTACCGCCAACAGCATCAAGGCGCGGCAGCAGCTAGAAATTTGGGAGTACAAAATGCAGTAGGTGATACTATTATTTTTATCGATAGCGATTTAGTTGTTACCGAAAAGTTTTTACAGGCACACGTTAATGCTCTAACTACAGAAACACAAAAACTCGGCAGCGATCGCGTTTTTACCTATGGTTGGGTAATTAATACTAATAATTTCGATAATCCTACCTCCGAACCATACAAAATTACCGATTTTTCCGCAGCTTATTTTGCTACGGGTAATGTAGCGATCGCCAAAAAATGGCTAGAAAAAGCAGGACTGTTCGATACTGGTTTTCAGCTTTATGGTTGGGAAGATTTAGAATTAGGAGTGCGCCTCAAAAAACTCAATTTAAAATTAATTAAGTGTCCCGAAGCCGTAGGTTATCATTGGCATCCTGCTTTTAACCTGGAGCAGATTCCCAACTCGATCGAAAAAGAAATTCAGCGCGGCAGAATGGGAGTTTTGTTCTATCAAAAACATCCTACTTTTGCCGTCAAAATGATGATTCAAATGACCCTATTACATCGTCTGCTGTGGGGCATACTCTCGCTAGAAGGTAAACTCAACGAGAAAACCCTCAAACCTCTATTACAGTGGTTGATAGACCGTGATTCACCCCAACTTGCAGAACAAGTAGCACGAATTTTTCTCAACTGGTATAACGTACGTGAAGTCTATGCCGCACAGCGAGAAATCGAAACTGGCAATAGCTAA
- the galE gene encoding UDP-glucose 4-epimerase GalE, with product MKRKVLVTGGAGYIGSHAVRQLGEAGYDVVVYDNLSTGSVEAVLHGNLIVGDLNDIQTLETVFSQHKFDAVLHFAASISVPESVANPLAYYANNTRNTLNLLHCCQKFGVNKLVFSSTAAVYGEPQENPVSEACATEPINPYGRSKLMSECMIRDYGLSSDFKYVILRYFNVAGADLAGRIGQSSPKASHLIRMACDAALGLRPAVSIFGTDFDTPDGTGIRDYIHVEDLAAAHIDALRYLEADGDSQIFNCGYGQGYSVCEVINELKKISSIDFHVVEAERREGDPACVIACGDRLRQILGWQPRYNDLSIILSTAFTWEMKKLQKSQSLELFKEQLERQHYQLISSNN from the coding sequence ATGAAAAGAAAAGTTTTAGTTACTGGTGGTGCTGGTTATATCGGTTCTCACGCAGTACGGCAATTAGGTGAAGCTGGTTATGACGTAGTGGTTTATGATAATCTTTCTACTGGTTCTGTCGAAGCGGTTTTACACGGCAATCTAATTGTAGGAGATTTAAACGATATACAGACTTTGGAAACAGTATTCAGCCAACATAAATTTGATGCTGTTTTGCATTTTGCTGCTAGCATTTCCGTACCAGAATCTGTTGCCAATCCTCTAGCTTATTATGCTAATAACACTAGAAATACTCTGAATTTATTGCACTGCTGTCAAAAATTTGGAGTTAATAAACTTGTCTTTTCCAGCACTGCTGCTGTTTATGGAGAACCACAAGAAAACCCAGTTAGTGAAGCTTGTGCGACAGAACCAATTAATCCTTATGGTCGCTCTAAATTAATGAGCGAATGCATGATTCGCGACTATGGATTGAGTTCCGATTTTAAATATGTCATTTTACGTTACTTTAATGTGGCTGGTGCAGATTTAGCAGGTAGAATCGGTCAATCTTCGCCTAAAGCCAGCCACCTGATTAGAATGGCTTGCGATGCAGCTTTAGGACTTCGTCCTGCGGTTAGTATCTTTGGTACGGATTTCGACACACCCGATGGTACTGGTATTCGCGACTACATTCACGTTGAAGATTTAGCTGCGGCACATATCGATGCTTTACGTTATTTAGAAGCAGACGGCGATAGTCAAATTTTTAACTGTGGTTACGGACAGGGTTACAGCGTCTGCGAAGTCATAAACGAGTTAAAGAAAATATCTAGTATAGATTTTCACGTTGTTGAAGCAGAAAGACGTGAAGGAGATCCTGCTTGTGTGATTGCCTGTGGCGATCGCCTGCGTCAAATTTTAGGCTGGCAGCCTCGATACAACGATTTGAGCATTATTTTAAGCACTGCTTTTACCTGGGAAATGAAGAAGTTGCAAAAATCGCAATCTTTAGAGTTATTCAAAGAGCAATTAGAACGCCAACATTATCAATTAATTTCCTCAAATAATTAA
- a CDS encoding polysaccharide deacetylase family protein — translation MNNLINSQLLFPLNTALVTAIKDAFKQLRSLYREPDFLQKIELAFGDRWNEDRAEAMVKDLITGKNLPEFKLTTSATLNGGNGAFDRANNTIYISQEFLVKNVNNSQAITNLLLEEVGHYLDSQLNATDSTGDEGAIFAAIAQNKELSESELSALKTENDTATILVDGKETTVELNAAYGNITLDGNLSDWTQSDRLDYLPGTGQAGYEIYGKLIEDAYVFAIKSDSTAIGAGTTVWLNSDRNNSTGYQIWGSLGGAEYNVNFFSDNKPYLYTGAAGENYVGALNSAASDNGKIVEFAIPVSQLNGASGAIDVLIDVNNQVFLPGSYDAQKYSIFGDKSLPTRTDESKKIGIVYSQATADQFFGLDTDINRTAYSQLFMSIQEEAIMSGVPFDLLTEEDLKDINKLANYDTLVFPAIRNVNKADVRAIQDTLTDAVYQYGIGIVAAGDFMTNDETGALLPGDPYSRMKTILGLKPTAFGSGSNVTLTADNTHPVTQGYVANETIRNYQGIGWAAYESVDINKSPVTTLVDQTINGQTYNAVVTTQTGGRNVHFATTSYLGDNNLAWEALRWSTYDTKPTVNLSLTRNNSLFLSRNDMDRSQESYTIKPEDGSAGIYDKMLPILDQWKTDFNFVGSYYINIGDNVETGNYTDWTISKPYYEALLAAGNEIGTHSYTHLEEYANYSTPNNTNFATPAQLEFEFNQSKQIIEQQLGIKVSGAALPGAPEQLPTALEIAQYFDYITGGYAGVGAGYPGGFGYLQPGQEQVYFAPNLYFDFTLIEYGIPLRVENNGIVTYVPQPLSAAEAQAEWIRQYKEVTSHGNKPIVLMPWHDYGPTNWDNAGYTQEMFAALIKEAYNDGAEFATLEDTSQRIQAFEQSKLFIETSGNTITAEVIASGVGNFGLDVSNASDRVIQSVDNWYAYDSDTVFLPTNGGKFTINLGTTQDNVTRITKLPMRAELLNLTGNGSTLEYTIAGEGSVALQIANPELASIIGGDRVSLKGNVAQMSFDRIAQHKGRVVMATSGSDRLEGEAGQDILAGHDGNDNLIGNGGNDVLNGGSGNDVIVGVDANAILPGTNEIDTMSGGLGADRFVLGSRNKAFYNDGVSSNLGINGLIGSSWLSNLFLTRNNNRFELRYSPNRPVTGLDDYALISDFSSAQGDVIQLGGNIFNYSLGAVPTGLPEGKAVFMNTNEGNELIAIVQGENNLNLWSRSFQFS, via the coding sequence ATGAATAATCTTATAAATTCCCAACTTTTATTTCCTCTCAATACAGCTTTAGTAACAGCTATAAAAGATGCTTTCAAACAGCTTCGTAGTTTGTATCGAGAACCAGATTTTCTCCAAAAAATCGAGTTGGCTTTTGGCGATCGCTGGAATGAAGATCGGGCTGAAGCTATGGTCAAAGATTTAATTACAGGTAAAAATCTACCCGAATTTAAACTTACAACTTCGGCAACCTTAAACGGCGGTAACGGAGCTTTCGATCGCGCTAATAATACTATTTATATATCTCAAGAATTTCTAGTTAAAAATGTAAATAACTCTCAGGCAATTACTAACTTGCTTTTAGAAGAGGTCGGTCACTATTTGGATAGTCAGCTTAACGCTACCGACAGCACAGGAGATGAAGGAGCAATTTTTGCCGCGATCGCTCAAAATAAAGAACTATCAGAGTCAGAGCTATCTGCTTTAAAAACTGAAAACGATACTGCGACAATTCTGGTTGACGGTAAAGAAACCACTGTAGAGCTAAATGCAGCCTATGGCAACATTACCCTCGATGGAAACTTAAGTGACTGGACGCAAAGCGATCGCCTGGACTATTTGCCAGGAACGGGACAGGCTGGATATGAAATTTACGGCAAACTAATAGAAGATGCTTACGTATTTGCCATTAAATCTGACAGTACGGCAATAGGCGCGGGTACTACCGTCTGGCTTAATAGCGATCGCAATAATAGTACGGGTTATCAAATTTGGGGTTCTCTAGGAGGTGCAGAATATAACGTTAACTTTTTCAGCGACAATAAACCCTATCTCTATACTGGTGCAGCAGGAGAAAACTATGTTGGTGCTTTAAATAGTGCTGCCAGCGACAACGGAAAAATCGTAGAGTTTGCCATACCAGTGTCGCAATTAAATGGTGCATCTGGCGCGATCGATGTCTTAATTGATGTCAATAACCAAGTATTCTTACCAGGAAGCTATGACGCTCAAAAATACAGTATTTTTGGCGATAAATCTCTGCCTACTCGCACCGATGAGAGTAAAAAAATAGGAATTGTTTATTCTCAAGCTACTGCCGACCAGTTTTTCGGACTAGATACAGACATCAACCGCACTGCCTATTCGCAGTTATTTATGTCCATACAGGAAGAAGCAATCATGTCTGGCGTTCCCTTCGATCTATTAACCGAAGAAGATCTTAAGGATATTAATAAGCTAGCCAACTACGATACTTTAGTCTTTCCTGCCATTCGCAACGTTAACAAAGCAGATGTTCGAGCAATTCAAGACACCTTAACCGATGCCGTATATCAGTATGGTATTGGCATCGTCGCCGCAGGTGACTTTATGACCAATGACGAAACGGGAGCTTTGTTACCAGGCGATCCCTACAGTCGTATGAAAACTATATTAGGTCTCAAGCCTACTGCCTTTGGTTCTGGAAGTAATGTTACTCTTACCGCAGACAATACTCATCCTGTTACCCAAGGATATGTTGCTAATGAAACTATTCGCAACTATCAAGGAATTGGTTGGGCTGCTTATGAAAGTGTCGATATCAATAAAAGTCCAGTTACTACTTTAGTCGATCAGACTATCAACGGTCAGACATACAATGCAGTAGTTACCACCCAAACTGGCGGACGCAACGTACACTTTGCCACTACTAGTTATTTGGGAGACAACAACCTCGCTTGGGAAGCACTACGTTGGTCTACCTACGATACCAAACCTACTGTAAATCTGAGTTTGACGCGTAACAATTCACTGTTCCTATCGCGTAATGATATGGATCGCTCGCAAGAGTCATACACTATAAAACCTGAAGATGGTTCTGCTGGAATTTACGATAAAATGTTGCCCATTTTAGACCAGTGGAAGACCGATTTTAATTTTGTTGGCTCTTACTATATCAACATTGGCGACAATGTAGAAACTGGTAACTATACAGATTGGACTATTTCTAAACCATATTATGAGGCTTTATTAGCAGCAGGTAACGAGATTGGCACTCATTCTTACACCCATTTAGAAGAATATGCTAATTACAGTACTCCTAACAATACCAATTTTGCCACCCCCGCACAGCTAGAGTTTGAATTCAACCAATCCAAACAGATTATCGAACAGCAGTTGGGAATTAAAGTATCTGGTGCTGCTTTACCAGGCGCGCCCGAACAGCTACCTACTGCATTAGAAATTGCCCAATACTTTGATTACATTACAGGTGGTTATGCTGGTGTCGGTGCTGGCTATCCTGGTGGTTTTGGTTACTTGCAGCCAGGTCAAGAGCAGGTTTACTTTGCTCCCAATCTCTACTTTGACTTTACCTTAATCGAATATGGTATTCCCCTTCGAGTTGAAAATAATGGGATTGTTACCTATGTTCCCCAACCTCTAAGTGCTGCCGAAGCTCAAGCTGAGTGGATTCGTCAGTATAAAGAAGTTACCAGTCATGGCAACAAGCCAATCGTACTAATGCCCTGGCACGATTACGGTCCAACCAATTGGGATAATGCTGGTTATACCCAGGAAATGTTTGCAGCTTTAATCAAAGAAGCTTATAACGATGGAGCCGAGTTCGCCACTCTCGAAGATACTAGCCAACGCATTCAAGCTTTCGAGCAGTCAAAACTATTTATCGAAACTTCTGGTAATACCATTACCGCAGAAGTCATCGCTTCTGGTGTTGGTAACTTTGGTTTGGATGTTAGCAATGCGAGCGATCGCGTCATTCAAAGTGTCGATAACTGGTACGCTTACGATAGCGATACCGTCTTTCTACCCACCAACGGCGGCAAATTTACGATTAATTTGGGTACTACTCAAGATAACGTTACCCGCATTACCAAACTGCCCATGCGTGCCGAATTACTAAATCTTACTGGTAATGGATCTACATTAGAATACACCATTGCTGGTGAAGGTTCGGTAGCCCTACAAATAGCTAATCCCGAACTAGCAAGTATTATCGGTGGCGATCGCGTCAGTCTAAAAGGCAATGTCGCGCAAATGAGCTTCGATCGCATCGCACAGCATAAAGGTCGCGTTGTAATGGCTACTTCAGGCAGCGATCGCTTAGAAGGTGAAGCAGGTCAAGATATTCTTGCTGGTCATGACGGTAACGATAATCTTATTGGTAACGGTGGTAATGATGTCCTCAATGGCGGTTCGGGTAACGATGTAATTGTCGGCGTAGACGCTAACGCTATACTCCCTGGAACGAACGAGATCGATACCATGTCTGGTGGTTTGGGTGCAGATCGATTTGTACTCGGAAGCCGTAACAAAGCTTTCTACAATGACGGAGTTAGTAGCAATTTAGGTATCAATGGACTAATTGGTTCTTCATGGTTATCCAATCTCTTCTTAACCAGAAACAATAATAGATTTGAGCTAAGATATTCGCCCAATCGTCCTGTTACAGGATTAGATGACTACGCGCTTATCTCTGATTTCTCATCGGCACAAGGTGATGTCATTCAACTAGGCGGCAATATATTTAACTATAGTCTGGGTGCTGTACCGACTGGATTACCTGAAGGCAAGGCGGTCTTTATGAATACCAATGAAGGCAACGAACTAATAGCCATCGTCCAAGGAGAAAACAACCTCAATCTTTGGAGCCGTAGCTTCCAGTTTAGTTAG
- the glmM gene encoding phosphoglucosamine mutase, with the protein MIKTYSLNKQIQTADLSLPATSLFGTDGIRGKVGELLTAPLAFQVGFWAGQVLQTNYSLSAPIILGQDSRNSSNMLAMALAEGLNAAGVEVWHLGLCPTPAVAYLTNTLDAIGGVMISASHNPPEDNGIKFFGADGLKLTSKLQELIETGVRGNWEPQSDLLYRGRQYYRPQLLKQYVNSLQQPLLNQIDLKGMRIVLDLAWGAAVNLAPKVFQTMGAEVICLHNHADGDRINVDCGSTHLLPLQTAVIQHQADLGFAFDGDADRVMAVDSKGRVVDGDYILYFWGQTLRQRQQLPENTIISTVMANLGFERAWERLGGKLVRTAVGDRYVQAEMMRSGAVLGGEQSGHILCSHHGVSGDGLLTALHLAASVKQQGNSLSEMVDCSFQTYPQLLKNVRVEDRQHRLNWQNCDKLQQAIAKAKTAMGNSGRVLVRASGTEPVIRVMVEAESADLATYWTTNLVRAIEQHFLV; encoded by the coding sequence ATGATTAAAACATATTCTTTAAATAAACAAATTCAAACCGCAGATCTCTCCCTACCAGCAACTTCTTTATTTGGTACGGATGGCATTAGGGGCAAAGTAGGCGAACTTTTGACCGCACCCCTAGCCTTTCAAGTCGGATTTTGGGCGGGGCAGGTATTGCAAACTAACTACTCTCTATCTGCTCCTATAATTCTCGGTCAAGATTCTAGAAACTCTAGCAATATGCTGGCAATGGCACTTGCTGAAGGTCTAAATGCCGCAGGAGTAGAAGTCTGGCATCTTGGCTTATGTCCTACACCTGCTGTGGCATATCTAACCAATACTCTAGACGCAATTGGCGGTGTAATGATTTCTGCCAGTCACAATCCTCCTGAAGATAATGGCATCAAGTTTTTTGGTGCCGATGGACTTAAGCTAACTTCTAAACTTCAAGAACTTATTGAGACTGGAGTAAGAGGAAACTGGGAACCACAAAGCGATCTTTTATATCGAGGTCGTCAATATTATCGTCCACAACTTTTAAAACAATACGTCAACTCACTACAGCAACCCCTATTGAATCAGATCGACCTAAAGGGAATGCGAATTGTCTTAGATTTGGCCTGGGGTGCAGCCGTAAATCTCGCGCCAAAAGTCTTTCAAACAATGGGTGCTGAAGTAATATGTCTTCATAACCACGCCGATGGCGATCGCATTAATGTTGACTGCGGCTCTACTCATTTACTTCCCTTACAAACTGCGGTCATCCAACATCAAGCCGATTTAGGCTTTGCTTTTGATGGCGATGCCGACCGAGTAATGGCGGTAGATAGCAAGGGAAGAGTTGTCGATGGCGATTATATTTTGTATTTCTGGGGTCAGACTCTCCGTCAACGGCAACAGTTACCAGAAAACACTATTATCTCTACGGTAATGGCAAACCTGGGTTTCGAGCGAGCTTGGGAACGCTTGGGAGGCAAATTGGTCAGAACGGCTGTAGGCGATCGCTACGTTCAGGCTGAGATGATGCGTTCTGGTGCAGTATTAGGGGGCGAACAGTCTGGACATATACTCTGTTCTCACCACGGCGTTTCTGGGGATGGTTTACTTACGGCATTACATTTGGCGGCATCGGTAAAGCAACAAGGCAACTCGTTAAGTGAAATGGTAGATTGCAGCTTTCAAACCTATCCCCAACTGCTAAAAAACGTTCGAGTCGAAGATCGCCAACATCGCCTAAACTGGCAAAACTGCGACAAACTACAACAGGCAATCGCTAAAGCTAAAACCGCAATGGGAAATAGCGGCAGGGTTTTGGTTCGCGCCTCTGGTACCGAACCCGTAATTCGAGTTATGGTCGAAGCCGAAAGTGCCGATCTAGCTACTTACTGGACGACAAATTTAGTTCGGGCGATCGAGCAGCATTTTTTAGTTTAA
- the yvcK gene encoding gluconeogenesis factor YvcK family protein, which produces MLVDTLRSRQEILSTATLAAKYKGVSKGLNFYYKWLVPGLLVKRWLIISSLGVLLTSLGAFALLKLTHIFDFAVAVYSALAPVTQIIPVYMSGVIAIAIGLYLFSYGQTHAANSVIEVLQPESDRQLIDLLIARRHKHQGAKIVAIGGGTGLSNLLRGLKPYSSNITAIVTVADDGGSSGRLREEIGVLPPGDIRNCIAALAKEENLLTELFQYRFQAGEGLKGHSFGNLFLTAMSEITGDLERAVMASSKVLDVRGRVLPATLSDVHLWAELDTGELVVGESKITETQGQIKQIGCLPANPPGLPAAIKAIEEADCIVIGPGSLYTSIIPNLLVPEIRNAIAKAKVPKIYVCNIMSQPGETEGYSVCDHIEAIDRICRQKLFDTVLVNRSIPSLESLLEYARENSHPVVFDREKVFSSGRQIILADVLQEDRQTKYIRHDFQQLAKVILRHLRHFSIG; this is translated from the coding sequence ATGTTAGTTGATACTTTAAGATCGAGACAAGAGATACTATCAACAGCAACCTTGGCAGCTAAATATAAAGGTGTCTCCAAGGGACTAAACTTCTACTATAAATGGCTGGTACCTGGGCTATTAGTAAAACGTTGGTTAATTATTAGTAGTTTGGGAGTCTTACTTACCAGTTTAGGAGCATTTGCTTTACTCAAGCTAACGCACATTTTTGACTTTGCTGTTGCAGTCTATAGCGCGCTCGCACCAGTAACTCAAATCATCCCTGTCTATATGTCAGGAGTTATAGCGATCGCTATTGGTCTGTATTTATTTAGCTACGGTCAAACTCATGCTGCTAATTCAGTTATCGAAGTACTCCAACCAGAAAGCGATCGCCAGTTAATCGATCTGTTAATCGCACGTCGTCACAAACATCAAGGAGCAAAAATTGTTGCTATTGGCGGGGGAACGGGACTTTCCAACTTATTACGGGGACTAAAGCCATACAGCAGTAATATTACTGCTATTGTCACCGTAGCCGACGATGGCGGTTCGTCGGGAAGACTGAGAGAAGAAATTGGCGTATTGCCTCCTGGAGATATCCGCAACTGTATTGCTGCTTTAGCAAAAGAAGAAAATTTACTTACAGAATTATTTCAATATCGCTTTCAAGCTGGCGAAGGTCTAAAAGGACATAGCTTTGGTAATTTATTTCTAACGGCAATGAGCGAAATAACTGGAGATTTAGAACGAGCGGTTATGGCTAGTTCTAAAGTTTTAGACGTACGAGGAAGAGTTTTGCCAGCAACTCTCAGCGATGTTCATTTATGGGCAGAACTGGATACGGGAGAACTGGTTGTAGGAGAATCAAAAATTACCGAAACTCAAGGACAAATTAAGCAAATTGGCTGCCTTCCTGCCAATCCACCAGGGCTTCCTGCGGCAATTAAGGCGATTGAGGAAGCAGACTGTATCGTTATCGGTCCTGGCAGTCTCTATACTAGTATTATTCCCAACCTACTAGTTCCAGAAATAAGAAATGCGATTGCCAAAGCTAAAGTTCCTAAAATATATGTCTGCAACATTATGTCTCAGCCAGGTGAAACAGAAGGTTACAGCGTCTGCGATCATATTGAAGCGATCGATCGCATTTGTAGACAAAAACTGTTTGACACTGTACTAGTCAATCGCAGCATTCCTTCTTTGGAGTCATTGCTAGAGTACGCCAGAGAAAATTCTCATCCCGTTGTTTTCGATCGCGAGAAAGTTTTTAGTTCGGGTCGTCAAATTATTTTGGCTGATGTCTTACAAGAAGATCGTCAAACCAAGTATATCCGTCACGATTTTCAACAGCTAGCAAAAGTTATCTTACGACATCTACGGCATTTCTCAATCGGATGA